The following coding sequences lie in one Vicia villosa cultivar HV-30 ecotype Madison, WI unplaced genomic scaffold, Vvil1.0 ctg.000860F_1_1, whole genome shotgun sequence genomic window:
- the LOC131631753 gene encoding lysine-specific demethylase JMJ28-like yields MVKKSTKEEVKQELPPDDLRCSRTDGRQWRCKRRAMENVKLCEVHYLQGRHRQNKERVPESLKLSKDVKVKKKKKKKNDVVEIRSKKNKKKKRKHVDVQLELIRMVLEREVDKKKNVKRNNNEEIELHYSEGELRKELPNGVMEIAPVSTPCDVEFQSNGKTFIAPRYFRSKNVDKRVPFDNLQVLKKCGGKKCHCCQSSDSGNLIKCSNCQKEFFCLDCIKRRYSETPNEVKTACPVCRGTCTCKYCRAGLCKDNESKDHLAGRNSVHRILHFHYLICMLLPVLKQISEEQRTELETEAKNKGKNISDILIKQVEFGRNEKNNCNYCHSSILNLHRSCLSCSYSLCLRCCQALSQGSPFEHINSLVTEIPDKMDVCIDNESYPSDDNTISSDDVTDTSLLSDWTGCNGTTDSVSCPPSELGGCGNTHLDLRCVFPLSWIEEMETKAEEVVCSYEVPEILDKNSSCSLCSDKDHKTNRHKQSQEAARREDSNDNCLFYPTAFAISSDHCEHFQKHWGKGHPVVVRNVLRSRKNLSWDPLVMFCDYLEESISRYENNKDLLEACLDWCEVEINIKQHFTGSLRCRPQKNDFHEMLKLNGWLSSQLFKKQFPDHFAQVIDALPLQEYMNPMSGLLNLAAYMPDGSAKHDKGPYVHISYGCADKEACSVLNISYEPYDVVDIMAYTTDAPLSPDHLANVTKLLKKHQTLCQRGSPMNTSEHVEDKEQKETESIAMEGTDFYRRVNRTSSINEVKTMPSQSLEENASINEECVSGSDSDSDSDSEKTQSSLPLRKTVRSTEMYSVAQWDVFRRQDEPKLLEYLKRHADEFSCASEHHGKKMVQPILDQSIFLDTTHKMRLKEEFNIEPWTFEQHVGEAVIVPAGCPYQIRNSKCCVHVVLEFMSPENVAECIQLTDEIHLLPEDHIAKVDMLEARKMALNSVETAIKEIHELTSNPKHD; encoded by the exons ATGGTGAAAAAATCAACAAAGGAGGAGGTGAAACAAGAATTACCGCCGGACGATCTCCGGTGCAGCCGCACCGACGGCCGGCAATGGCGGTGCAAACGGAGAGCGATGGAAAACGTGAAGCTATGCGAGGTTCACTATCTGCAAGGCCGGCATCGTCAGAACAAAGAGAGGGTACCGGAGTCACTGAAACTTTCGAAGGACGTgaaggtgaagaagaagaagaagaagaaaaacgaCGTCGTTGAAATTAGGTcaaagaagaacaagaagaagaagaggaaacatGTTGATGTGCAATTGGAGTTGATAAGGATGGTGTTGGAGAGAGAGGTTGataagaagaagaatgtgaagaGGAATAATAATGAGGAAATTGAATTGCATTACAGTGAGGGTGAATTGAGGAAGGAATTGCCTAATGGGGTTATGGAAATTGCTCCTGTTTCGACACCGTGTGATGTGGAGTTTCAGAGTAATGGTAAAACTTTTATCGCGCCGCGTTACTTCAGGTCCAAGAATGTTGATAAGAGAGTCCCTTTTGATAATTTgcag GTTTTGAAGAAGTGTGGGGGGAAGAAGTGTCATTGTTGCCAGAGTAGTGATTCTGGGAATCTTATAAAGTGTTCCAACTGCCAGAAGGAGTTTTTCTGCCTGGATTGCATTAAACGAAG GTATTCCGAGACTCCTAATGAGGTTAAGACGGCGTGTCCAGTTTGTCGAGGAACTTGTACTTGTAAATATTGTCGGGCAGGTCTTTGTAAAGACAATGAAAGTAAG GACCATTTGGCTGGCAGAAATAGTGTTCATAGgatattgcattttcattatttGATCTGTATGCTCCTTCCTGTACTAAAACAAATAAGTGAGGAGCAGCGTACCGAGCTAGAAACAGAAGCGAAAAATAAAG GGAAAAATATTTCTGATATTCTCATCAAGCAAGTCGAATTTGGCCGCAATGAGAAAAATAACTG CAATTACTGCCACTCGTCGATTCTAAATCTTCACAGAAGCTGTCTGAGTTGTTCCTACAGTCTTTGTTTAAGATGTTGCCAGGCATTAAGTCAGGGGAGCCCTTTTGAGCATATAAATTCTTTGGTGACCGAGATACCTGATAAAATGGACGTTTGCATTGATAATGAAAGTTACCCTTCGGATGATAATACCATTTCTAGCGACGATGTAACTGATACTTCACTGTTATCTGATTGGACTGGTTGTAATGGCACTACCGACAGTGTATCATGTCCTCCTTCAGAGCTGGGTGGTTGTGGTAATACCCACCTTGACTTGAGATGTGTTTTTCCTTTAAGTTGGATAGAAGAAATGGAAACGAAGGCAGAAGAAGTAGTTTGCAGCTATGAAGTTCCTGAAATTTTGGATAAAAATTCAAGTTGTTCACTTTGTAGTGACAAAGATCATAAAACTAACAGGCATAAGCAATCACAAGAAGCGGCTCGAAGAGAAGATTCTAATGATAATTGCTTATTTTATCCTACAGCTTTCGCCATCAGTTCAGATCATTGCGAACACTTCCAGAAACACTGGGGAAAAGGCCATCCTGTAGTAGTCCGAAATGTGCTCCGAAGTAGAAAAAACCTCAGTTGGGATCCTTTGGTCATGTTCTGTGATTATCTTGAGGAGAGCATTTCAAGATACGAGAATAATAAGGACTTACTTGAAGCTTGTTTGGATTGGTGTGAG GTGGAAATTAACATTAAACAGCATTTTACTGGATCTCTTAGATGTCGACCTCAGAAAAATGATTTCCATGAGATGCTGAAATTAAATGGATGGTTATCTTCCCAGCTATTCAAAAAACAGTTTCCAGATCATTTTGCTCAAGTAATTGATGCTCTTCCACTTCAAGAATACATGAATCCCATGTCCGGTCTTCTGAATTTAGCGGCATATATGCCAGATGGGAGTGCAAAACATGACAAAGGCCCATATGTCCATATTTCTTATGGCTGTGCTGACAAGGAAGCTTGTTCTGTGCTAAATATCTCTTATGAGCCATATGATGTG GTTGATATCATGGCATATACCACAGATGCTCCTCTCTCACCAGACCATCTTGCTAATGTAACTAAGCTATTGAAAAAGCATCAAACTCTGTGTCAAAGGGGGTCGCCAATGAATACTTCCGAACACGTAGAAGACAAGGAACAAAAAGAAACAGAGAGTATTGCCATGGAAGGAACCGACTTTTACAGGAGAGTCAATAGAACATCTAGCATTAATGAAGTCAAAACAATGCCTAGTCAGAGTTTAGAGGAAAATGCTTCCATCAATGAAGAATGTGTTTCTGGTTCAGATTCAGATTCAGATTCAGATTCCGAGAAAACACAAAGCTCTTTACCTCTCCGCAAGACAGTTCGAAGCACTGAAATGTATTCTGTTGCTCAGTGGGATGTCTTCCGAAGACAGGATGAACCAAAGCTTCTAGAATATCTCAAAAGACATGCTGATGAATTTTCTTGTGCCAGTGAACATCACGGCAAGAAG ATGGTTCAGCCAATTCTAGATCAGAGCATCTTTCTGGACACTACTCACAAAATGAGACTGAAGGAGGAATTCA ATATCGAACCGTGGACCTTTGAGCAACATGTTGGAGAAGCTGTTATCGTTCCCGCCGGATGTCCATACCAGATTAGGAATTCTAAG TGTTGTGTTCATGTGGTATTGGAATTTATGTCTCCTGAGAATGTTGCGGAATGTATCCAATTGACCGATGAGATTCATTTGCTTCCTGAAGACCATATTGCAAAAGTAGACATGCTGGAG GCGAGGAAAATGGCTCTTAATAGTGTGGAGACGGCGATAAAAGAAATACATGAGCTTACTTCCAATccaaaacatgattga
- the LOC131631754 gene encoding uncharacterized protein LOC131631754 produces MLRKIKGAAQSVHRINRGRYVEVSRNGPIASVGPNTHHCRFYMHYKFHSAARTSFWWLATRESFNKCCNFRNFSVSSASNEVTHHSQIAWKRLYRKYCSSGDSTFSPTINMIAQAVSLSLTRSYLLVPGIFAFACGELALSQRRWGDAERYPSHDALYMRARDGYNYMFTFTFMIVEGVVLLVRALYLAVLFSPSIVMGPFADYFGPNFRKLWLHVVLRTLERAGPAFIKWGQWAATRPDLFPRDLCTKLSELHSKAPEHSFSYTKKTIEKAFNRKISEIFENFEEVPVASGSIAQVHRATLKYRYPGKQAKPLVVAVKVRHPGVGESIRRDFAIINTAAKISMFIPALKWLRLDESVQQFAVFMMSQVDLAREAAHLNRFIYNFRSWKDVSFPKPVYPLVHPAVLVETYEKGESVSHYVDDFQGHEHFKSALAHIGTHALLKMLLVDNFIHADMHPGNILVRGKSSKRLFKSKPHVIFLDVGMTAELSGSDRVNLLEFFKSVARRDGRTAAECALSLSKKQNCPNPKAFIEEVEESFNFWGTPEGDIVHPAECMEQLLEKVRRHRVNIDGNVCTVMVTTLVLEGWQRKLDPGYDVMQTLQTLLLRADWAKDLSYTIDGLMAP; encoded by the exons ATGCTTAGAAAAATAAAGGGAGCGGCCCAATCTGTTCATAGAATAAATAGAGGCAGATACGTGGAAGTGAGTAGAAATGGGCCAATTGCATCGGTTGGACCAAATACTCACCACTGCCGATTCTACATGCATTATAAGTTTCATAGTGCAGCACGTACTTCATTTTGGTGGCTTGCGACAAGGGAAAGCTTTAACAAATGCTGTAATTTTAGAAACTTTTCTGTAAGCTCAGCCAGTAATGAAGTCACACATCATTCTCAGATTGCTTGGAAAAGGCTGTACAGAAAGTACTGTTCCAGTGGCGATAGTACATTTTCTCCCACCATAAATATGATTGCTCAAGCGGTGAGCTTGTCTTTGACTCGCTCTTATTTGCTGGTTCCTGGTATTTTCGCATTTGCGTGTGGAGAGCTTGCATTGTCTCAACGAAGATGGGGAGATGCAGAACGTTACCCGTCACATGATGCATTGTATATGCGTGCACGAGATGGGTATAATTACATGTTTACATTTACATTCATGATAGTCGAAGGTGTTGTTTTATTAGTGAGAGCTCTATATCTAGCTGTGTTATTCTCTCCGAGCATTGTGATGGGACCGTTTGCAGATTATTTTGGGCCAAATTTTAGGAAACTGTGGCTCCATGTTGTTCTTCGAACACTAGAAAGAGCAGGTCCTGCTTTCATAAAATGGGGTCAGTGGGCAGCTACGCGTCCTGATCTTTTTCCCCGTGATCTATGCACCAAGCTTTCTGAACTTCATAGTAAAGCTCCTGAGCATAGTTTCAGCTACACAAAGAAAACCATAGAAAAAGCATTTAACCGAAAAATTTCCGAAATTTTTGAAAACTTTGAAGAGGTTCCTGTTGCATCTGGAAGCATAGCTCAAGTGCACCGTGCTACATTAAAATATCGGTATCCTGGTAAACAAGCAAAACCACTGGTGGTTGCCGTAAAGGTTAGACATCCTGGTGTGGGAGAGTCGATCAGAAGGGATTTTGCTATTATCAATACGGCGGCAAAAATTTCCATGTTCATTCCAGCTCTAAAGTGGTTAAGATTAGATGAGAGTGTACAACAGTTTGCGGTTTTCATGATGTCACAAGTTGACCTTGCTAGGGAAGCCGCCCATTTAAACCGCTTCATTTATAATTTCCGCAGCTGGAAGGATGTTTCTTTCCCTAAGCCTGTCTATCCACTTGTCCACCCTGCTGTTTTGGTAGAAACATATGAAAAGGGAGAAAGTGTCTCACATTATGTTGATGATTTTCAAGGACACGAACATTTTAAATCAGCTCTTGCTCACATTGGGACTCATGCGCTTTTGAAGATGCTTCTg GTGGACAACTTCATTCATGCAGATATGCATCCTGGAAATATCCTTGTTCGTGGAAAGTCTAGCAAACGACTTTTCAAATCAAAGCCTCATGTAATTTTCCTAGATGTAGGCATGACTGCTGAACTCTCTGGTAGTGATAGGGTAAACCTACTCGAATTTTTCAAATCTGTTGCCCGCCGGGATGGCCGCACTGCTGCAGAATGCGCACTCAGTTTATCAAAGAAACAGAATTGCCCCAATCCAAAGGCTTTTATCGAG GAAGTGGAAGAGTCGTTTAATTTTTGGGGCACCCCTGAAGGTGACATAGTTCACCCTGCAGAGTGCATGGAGCAATTACTAGAGAAAGTTAGGCGTCATAGGGTTAATATCGATGGTAATGTGTGTACTGTCATGGTGACAACCTTGGTTCTTGAG GGTTGGCAGCGAAAGCTTGATCCCGGGTACGACGTGATGCAGACACTTCAGACTTTGCTGCTAAGAGCTGATTGGGCAAAGGACCTTTCTTACACAATTGATGGACTTATGGCCCCTTGA